A portion of the Streptomyces sp. NBC_01335 genome contains these proteins:
- a CDS encoding efflux RND transporter permease subunit translates to MSWLSRFSLAQRALIGLISIVALVFGAIAIPQLKQQLLPTIELPMVSVLAPYQGASPDVVEKQVVEPLENSIKAVDGIESVTSTASEGNAIVMASFDFGDEGTKQLVADIQQAVNRARNQLPEGVDPQVVAGSTDDIPTVVLAVTSDKDQQALADQLDHTVVPALEDIEGVGQVAISGVQDVQVSVVPDDRKLAAAGLSASSVSQALQAAGGTMAAGSFAESGKSRTIQVGSGFTSLQQIEDVRIVPGAATGAPGAAAKPGKPVRLGDVATVKQEEAAPVSITRTNGKPSLAVMATMDKDGSAVAISDAVDKKLSDLRKDLGDGAELTVVTDQGPAVSKAISGLTTEGALGLVFAVVVILIFLASIRSTLVTAVSIPLSVVLALIVLWTRDLSLNMLTLGALTIAIGRVVDDSIVVLENIKRHLGYGEERQPAIIAAVKEVAGAVTASTLTTVAVFLPIGLVGGMVGQLFGSFSLTVTAALLASLLVSLTVVPVLSFWFLRAPKGTDENPDEARRKAEEKEAASRLQRLYVPVLGFATRRRVTSVVIALVILLGTFGMAPLLKTTLFDQGEQEVLSLTQELPPGTSLGAADEAARKVEQVIASDKSVKDYQVTVGSSGFLAAFGGSTGANQASYQITLKNAGDYDAAQKRIEDGLAKLDGIGQTSIAAGGGFGSQDLSVVVKAADRDVLEKASEKVRAEVEKLDGVTDVQSDLAQSVQRISVRANDKAAAAGFDQTTLGALVTGAVGGTKSGKALLDDSERDIVVKSATPATTMDQLKDLKVGAVRLGQIADVELVPGPVSMTRIDGQRSATITARPTDEDTGGVTQELTKKLDALDLPEGATATIGGVSADQSDAYTKLFLAMLAAVAIVFMLLVATFRSLIQPLILLVSIPFAATGAIGLLLVTGTPMGVPAMIGMLMLIGIVVTNAIVLIDLINQYRSQGMGVVEAVVEGGRHRLRPILMTALATIFALLPMALGITGEGGLISQPLAVVVIGGLITSTLLTLLLVPTLYAMVELRKERRAKRRAAKRAAKGEVPAQGDSGSGTGTDSGTDGSREAAHSGV, encoded by the coding sequence ATGTCCTGGCTGTCAAGGTTCAGCCTCGCGCAACGGGCCCTGATCGGGCTGATCTCCATCGTCGCGCTCGTCTTCGGGGCGATAGCGATCCCCCAGCTCAAGCAGCAGCTGCTGCCGACCATCGAGCTGCCGATGGTGTCGGTCCTGGCGCCCTATCAGGGGGCGTCCCCCGATGTGGTCGAGAAGCAGGTCGTCGAACCGCTCGAGAACTCCATCAAGGCCGTCGACGGCATCGAGAGCGTCACCTCGACCGCCAGCGAGGGCAACGCCATCGTCATGGCCAGCTTCGACTTCGGGGACGAGGGCACCAAGCAGCTCGTCGCCGACATCCAGCAGGCCGTGAACCGGGCGCGCAACCAGCTCCCCGAGGGCGTCGACCCGCAGGTCGTCGCCGGTTCCACCGACGACATCCCGACCGTGGTCCTCGCCGTCACCTCGGACAAGGACCAGCAGGCGCTCGCCGACCAGCTGGACCACACCGTCGTGCCCGCGCTGGAGGACATCGAGGGCGTCGGCCAGGTCGCGATCAGCGGTGTCCAGGACGTGCAGGTCTCCGTCGTCCCCGACGACAGGAAGCTCGCGGCGGCCGGTCTCTCGGCGTCCTCCGTCTCCCAGGCGCTCCAGGCGGCCGGCGGCACCATGGCGGCCGGCTCCTTCGCCGAGTCCGGCAAGAGCCGCACCATCCAGGTCGGCAGCGGGTTCACCTCGCTCCAGCAGATCGAGGACGTCCGGATCGTCCCCGGTGCCGCCACCGGCGCTCCCGGGGCCGCCGCCAAGCCCGGCAAGCCGGTCCGCCTCGGCGACGTCGCCACGGTGAAGCAGGAGGAGGCCGCGCCGGTCTCCATCACCCGCACCAACGGCAAGCCCAGCCTCGCCGTGATGGCGACGATGGACAAGGACGGCAGCGCCGTCGCCATCTCCGACGCGGTCGACAAGAAGCTTTCCGACCTGCGCAAGGACCTGGGTGACGGCGCGGAGCTGACGGTCGTCACCGACCAGGGCCCGGCCGTCTCCAAGGCGATCTCCGGCCTCACCACCGAGGGTGCGCTCGGCCTGGTCTTCGCCGTCGTGGTGATCCTGATCTTCCTGGCGTCGATCCGCTCGACGCTCGTCACCGCGGTCTCCATCCCGCTCTCCGTGGTTCTCGCGCTCATCGTGCTGTGGACCCGCGACCTGTCGCTCAACATGCTCACCCTCGGGGCGCTGACCATCGCGATCGGCCGGGTCGTCGACGACTCGATCGTCGTCCTGGAGAACATCAAGCGGCACCTCGGCTACGGCGAGGAGCGCCAGCCGGCGATCATCGCCGCCGTCAAGGAGGTCGCCGGAGCGGTCACCGCCTCGACGCTCACCACCGTCGCCGTCTTCCTGCCGATCGGCCTCGTCGGCGGCATGGTCGGCCAGCTCTTCGGCTCGTTCTCGCTCACCGTCACGGCGGCGCTGCTGGCCTCCCTGCTAGTCTCGCTGACCGTGGTGCCCGTGCTGTCCTTCTGGTTCCTGCGCGCCCCCAAGGGCACCGACGAGAACCCGGACGAGGCCCGCCGCAAGGCCGAGGAGAAGGAGGCGGCGAGCCGGCTCCAGCGGCTCTACGTCCCGGTCCTGGGCTTCGCGACCCGCCGCCGCGTCACCAGCGTGGTGATCGCGCTGGTGATCCTGCTCGGCACGTTCGGCATGGCCCCGCTCCTGAAGACGACCCTCTTCGACCAGGGCGAGCAGGAAGTCCTCTCCCTCACCCAGGAGCTGCCTCCGGGCACCAGTCTGGGCGCGGCCGACGAGGCCGCCCGCAAGGTCGAACAGGTCATCGCGTCCGACAAGAGCGTGAAGGACTACCAGGTCACCGTCGGCTCCTCCGGCTTCCTGGCCGCCTTCGGCGGCAGCACGGGCGCCAACCAGGCCTCGTACCAGATCACTCTGAAGAACGCCGGCGACTACGACGCGGCCCAGAAGCGGATCGAGGACGGCCTCGCGAAGCTGGACGGCATCGGCCAGACCAGCATCGCGGCGGGCGGCGGCTTCGGCAGCCAGGACCTGAGCGTCGTGGTCAAGGCCGCCGACCGGGACGTGCTGGAGAAGGCGTCCGAGAAGGTGCGCGCCGAGGTGGAGAAGCTGGACGGCGTCACCGACGTCCAGAGCGACCTCGCGCAGAGCGTCCAGCGCATCTCGGTCCGCGCCAACGACAAGGCGGCCGCGGCCGGCTTCGACCAGACCACGCTCGGCGCGCTCGTCACCGGCGCGGTCGGCGGTACGAAGTCGGGCAAGGCCCTGCTCGACGACAGCGAGCGCGACATCGTCGTGAAGTCCGCGACCCCGGCCACCACCATGGACCAGCTCAAGGACCTGAAGGTCGGCGCCGTCCGGCTCGGTCAGATCGCGGACGTCGAACTGGTCCCCGGCCCGGTCTCCATGACCCGGATCGACGGCCAGCGCTCCGCCACCATCACGGCGCGCCCCACCGACGAGGACACCGGCGGGGTGACCCAGGAGCTGACGAAGAAGCTCGACGCGCTGGACCTCCCCGAGGGTGCCACCGCCACCATCGGCGGCGTCAGCGCGGACCAGAGCGACGCGTACACGAAGCTCTTCCTCGCCATGCTGGCGGCCGTCGCGATCGTCTTCATGCTGCTGGTGGCGACCTTCCGTTCGCTGATCCAGCCGCTGATCCTGCTGGTCTCCATCCCCTTCGCGGCCACCGGCGCGATCGGTCTGCTGCTCGTCACCGGCACCCCGATGGGCGTCCCGGCGATGATCGGCATGCTGATGCTCATCGGCATCGTGGTCACCAACGCGATCGTGCTGATCGACCTGATCAACCAGTACCGGTCCCAGGGCATGGGCGTCGTCGAGGCGGTCGTCGAGGGCGGCCGTCACCGGCTCCGCCCGATCCTGATGACCGCGCTGGCGACGATCTTCGCGCTGCTGCCGATGGCGCTCGGCATCACCGGCGAGGGCGGGCTCATCTCCCAGCCGCTGGCCGTCGTCGTGATCGGCGGACTCATCACCTCCACCCTGCTGACGCTCCTGCTGGTGCCGACGCTGTACGCCATGGTGGAGCTGCGCAAGGAGCGCCGGGCCAAGAGGAGGGCGGCCAAGCGCGCGGCGAAGGGCGAGGTCCCCGCGCAGGGCGACTCCGGCTCCGGTACGGGCACGGACTCCGGTACGGACGGCTCCCGCGAGGCGGCCCACTCCGGCGTCTGA
- a CDS encoding response regulator transcription factor: MSVIRVLLADDQALLRSAFRVLVDSEPDMRVVGEAADGAQAVELARATAPDVVLMDIRMPGTDGLAATRLISADPALSGVRVVMLTTFEVDEYVVQSLRAGASGFLGKGAEPEELLQAIRVAAAGEALLSPVATKGLIATFLAQAASSDELPDAAAHAERLDALTVREREVLVQVAAGHSNDEIAERLAVSPLTVKTHVNRAMAKLGARDRAQLVVIAYESGLVRPRGA; the protein is encoded by the coding sequence GTGAGCGTGATCAGGGTGCTGCTCGCCGACGACCAGGCGCTGCTGCGCAGCGCGTTCCGGGTGCTGGTCGACTCGGAACCCGACATGCGGGTCGTCGGCGAGGCGGCCGACGGCGCCCAGGCGGTGGAACTCGCCCGCGCCACCGCCCCCGACGTGGTGCTGATGGACATCCGGATGCCCGGCACCGACGGCCTCGCCGCGACCCGGCTGATCAGCGCGGACCCGGCGCTGTCCGGCGTACGGGTCGTCATGCTGACCACCTTCGAGGTGGACGAGTACGTCGTGCAGTCGCTGCGGGCCGGGGCCTCCGGCTTCCTCGGCAAGGGCGCGGAACCCGAGGAGCTGCTCCAGGCGATACGCGTCGCCGCCGCCGGCGAGGCGCTGCTCTCCCCGGTGGCGACCAAGGGGCTGATCGCCACCTTCCTCGCGCAGGCGGCCTCCTCGGACGAGCTGCCCGACGCCGCCGCCCACGCCGAACGGCTGGACGCGCTCACCGTCCGCGAACGCGAGGTGCTCGTCCAGGTCGCCGCCGGGCACTCCAACGACGAGATCGCCGAACGCCTCGCCGTCAGCCCGCTCACCGTCAAGACCCATGTGAACCGGGCCATGGCGAAGCTCGGCGCCCGCGACCGCGCCCAACTGGTCGTCATCGCCTACGAGTCGGGACTGGTACGCCCCCGGGGCGCGTGA
- a CDS encoding sensor histidine kinase, with amino-acid sequence MTTLGTGLARARRWLRDHPLAFDAALALAVLGTMLVASFADSGGPGHHGPSFGSRTPAVSSVVLMLLGAAALVLRRRRALQVLGFTCCLSVVEFVVVDPPGPVVMSAVVALYTVASRTDRPTTWRVGLVTSGALAATAMIFGAAPWYSQVNLGVVAWTGLAGAAGDAVRSRRAFIDAIRERAERAERTRDEEARRRVAEERLRIARDLHDVVAHHIALVNVQAGVAAHVMDKRPDQAKEALAHVRDASRSALNELRATVGLLRQSGDPTAPTEPAPGLAVLGELVATFRNAGLPVEVACPEQAAPLPAAVDLAAYRVVQEALTNVRKHAGAGTKAEVSVVRVGAVAEVTVLDNGRGTPAVPAQGGLGGGHGLLGMRERVTALGGTLTAGPRYGGGFRVHAILPVDARPGAPDRTGGLA; translated from the coding sequence GTGACCACCCTCGGAACCGGACTCGCGCGCGCCCGCCGCTGGCTGCGGGACCACCCGCTCGCCTTCGACGCGGCGCTCGCCCTCGCCGTCCTCGGGACCATGCTCGTGGCCTCCTTCGCCGACTCCGGCGGCCCCGGCCACCACGGGCCCTCCTTCGGCTCGCGGACCCCCGCCGTGTCCAGCGTCGTCCTGATGCTGCTCGGCGCCGCGGCGCTGGTGCTGCGCAGGAGGCGGGCCCTCCAGGTGCTCGGCTTCACCTGCTGCCTGTCGGTCGTGGAGTTCGTGGTGGTGGACCCGCCGGGACCGGTGGTGATGAGCGCGGTCGTGGCCCTCTACACCGTCGCCTCCCGCACCGACCGGCCCACCACCTGGCGGGTCGGACTGGTCACCAGCGGCGCGCTCGCCGCCACCGCGATGATCTTCGGCGCCGCCCCCTGGTACAGCCAGGTCAACCTGGGCGTCGTCGCCTGGACCGGCCTCGCCGGGGCGGCCGGGGACGCCGTACGCAGCCGCCGGGCCTTCATCGACGCGATCCGGGAACGCGCCGAACGCGCCGAGCGGACCCGGGACGAGGAGGCCCGCCGCCGGGTCGCCGAGGAGCGCCTGCGCATCGCCCGCGACCTGCACGACGTCGTCGCGCACCACATCGCGCTGGTCAACGTCCAGGCCGGGGTCGCCGCCCACGTCATGGACAAGCGCCCCGACCAGGCCAAGGAGGCGCTCGCGCACGTACGGGACGCCAGCCGCTCCGCGCTCAACGAACTCCGCGCCACCGTGGGGCTGCTGCGCCAGTCCGGCGACCCCACCGCCCCCACCGAACCCGCGCCCGGCCTCGCCGTCCTCGGCGAACTGGTCGCCACCTTCCGCAACGCCGGACTCCCCGTCGAGGTCGCCTGCCCCGAGCAGGCCGCCCCGCTGCCCGCCGCCGTCGACCTGGCCGCGTACCGGGTCGTCCAGGAAGCCCTGACCAATGTGCGCAAGCACGCCGGAGCCGGCACGAAGGCCGAGGTCAGCGTCGTACGGGTCGGAGCCGTGGCCGAGGTGACCGTGCTCGACAACGGCCGCGGCACCCCCGCCGTCCCCGCCCAGGGCGGACTCGGCGGCGGCCACGGCCTCCTCGGCATGCGCGAACGCGTCACCGCGCTCGGCGGCACCCTCACGGCCGGCCCCCGCTACGGCGGCGGGTTCCGGGTGCATGCGATCCTCCCGGTGGACGCCCGACCGGGCGCTCCGGATCGCACGGGGGGACTCGCGTGA
- the pspAA gene encoding PspA-associated protein PspAA produces MIVRIMGEGQVELADGTFAELNTLDDELLAEMERGDGPGFRTTLHRLLGRVRELGSPLPDDSLEPSELILPSPDATLEEVRAMLHDDGLIPG; encoded by the coding sequence ATGATCGTACGGATCATGGGGGAGGGCCAGGTAGAACTGGCCGACGGCACGTTCGCCGAGCTGAATACGCTCGACGACGAGTTGCTCGCGGAGATGGAGCGTGGTGACGGACCCGGTTTCCGCACCACGCTGCACCGCCTGCTCGGCCGGGTGCGCGAGCTGGGCTCGCCGCTGCCGGACGACTCCCTGGAGCCGTCCGAGCTGATCCTGCCGTCTCCCGACGCCACCCTCGAAGAGGTCCGCGCCATGCTCCACGACGACGGGCTCATCCCCGGCTGA
- a CDS encoding PspA/IM30 family protein — MKRMGMIFRAKANKALDRAEDPRETLDYSYQKQLELLQKVRRGVADVATSRKRLELQLNQLQGQSSKLEDQGRKALALGREDLAREALSRRAALQQQVTDLETQHQTLQGEEEKLTLAAQRLQAKVDAFRTKKETIKATYTAAQAQTRIGEAFSGISEEMGDVGLAIQRAEDKTQQLQARAGAIDELLASGALDDPTGTAKDDIAAELDRISGGTDVELELQRMKAELAGGTSAGQQAIEGGTEGTAPGSQQQSPHRYDKS; from the coding sequence ATGAAGCGGATGGGAATGATCTTCCGCGCGAAGGCGAACAAGGCCCTCGACCGGGCCGAGGACCCGCGCGAGACCCTCGACTACTCATACCAGAAGCAGCTGGAACTGCTGCAGAAGGTGCGCCGCGGAGTCGCCGACGTGGCGACCTCGCGCAAGCGGCTGGAACTGCAGCTGAACCAGCTGCAGGGCCAGTCGTCCAAGCTGGAGGACCAGGGCCGCAAGGCCCTCGCGCTCGGCCGGGAGGACCTCGCCCGCGAGGCGCTCTCCCGTCGCGCCGCCCTCCAGCAGCAGGTCACCGACCTGGAGACGCAGCACCAGACGCTGCAGGGCGAGGAGGAGAAGCTCACTCTCGCGGCCCAGCGGCTCCAGGCCAAGGTCGACGCCTTCCGGACCAAGAAGGAGACGATCAAGGCCACCTACACCGCGGCCCAGGCGCAGACCCGCATCGGGGAGGCGTTCTCCGGCATCTCCGAGGAGATGGGCGACGTCGGCCTGGCCATCCAGCGGGCCGAGGACAAGACGCAGCAGCTGCAGGCCCGGGCCGGTGCGATCGACGAGCTGCTGGCCTCCGGCGCCCTGGACGACCCCACCGGCACCGCGAAGGACGACATCGCCGCCGAGCTGGACCGCATCTCCGGTGGTACGGATGTGGAGCTGGAGCTCCAGCGGATGAAGGCCGAACTGGCCGGCGGCACCTCGGCGGGCCAGCAGGCCATCGAGGGCGGCACCGAGGGCACCGCGCCCGGCTCCCAGCAGCAGTCACCGCACCGGTACGACAAGAGCTGA
- a CDS encoding DUF3043 domain-containing protein: protein MFRSRSKEEKAPTGKVTADLSTQSRDPQAPKGRPTPKRSQAQTQRRRASTAPVDRKEAVKRSREARRVDMAKQREALASGDERYLPTRDKGPVRRFTRDFVDSRFSIAEWFLPMAVIILVLSVIQIRNIQNISLLLWLGVIVLIVLDSIGLAFRLRKQLRIRFPDTPQRGAVAYGLMRTLQMRRLRLPKPQVKRGERP from the coding sequence GTGTTCCGTAGCCGTTCCAAAGAAGAGAAGGCCCCCACCGGCAAGGTGACGGCGGACCTCTCCACCCAGTCCCGCGACCCCCAGGCTCCCAAGGGTCGCCCCACGCCGAAGCGCAGCCAGGCACAGACGCAGCGGCGTCGTGCCTCGACCGCGCCGGTCGACCGCAAGGAGGCGGTGAAGCGCTCGCGCGAAGCACGCCGGGTCGACATGGCCAAGCAGCGCGAGGCCCTCGCCTCCGGCGACGAGCGCTACCTCCCGACCCGCGACAAGGGTCCGGTGCGGCGCTTCACCCGTGACTTCGTGGACTCGCGCTTCAGCATCGCCGAGTGGTTCCTGCCGATGGCCGTGATCATCCTGGTCCTCAGCGTGATCCAGATCCGGAACATCCAGAACATCTCGCTGCTGCTCTGGCTCGGCGTGATCGTGCTGATCGTGCTGGACTCGATCGGCCTGGCGTTCCGGCTGCGCAAGCAGCTGCGCATCCGCTTCCCGGACACCCCGCAGCGCGGCGCGGTCGCCTACGGCCTGATGCGTACGCTCCAGATGCGCCGGCTGCGGCTGCCGAAGCCGCAGGTCAAGCGAGGAGAGCGGCCCTGA
- a CDS encoding class I SAM-dependent methyltransferase has translation MRNVVRQELVARQLDEQIAARFPVGRRLRVLDVGLGQGTQALRLARAGHSVTGLDSDPAMLASAREALEHEPEGIRERVRLIEGDGSETGVHFLPGTFDMVLCHGVLMYVEEPDALLAGLARVLAPGGLLSLVVRNGDALAMRPAAAGDFGSAHAAFDTARYTNRLGLQVRADRLDALTATLAGIAAPLHAWYGVRVFTDNTPGDTPLPGPAELEQIFAAEERAGRTDPYRRIAALLHLCGVRGERT, from the coding sequence CTGCGCAACGTCGTCCGCCAGGAGCTCGTGGCCCGGCAGCTGGACGAGCAGATAGCCGCCCGCTTCCCGGTGGGGCGGCGCCTGCGCGTCCTCGACGTCGGGCTGGGCCAGGGCACGCAGGCCCTGCGCCTGGCGCGGGCCGGTCACTCGGTGACCGGCCTGGACTCCGACCCCGCGATGCTGGCGTCGGCCCGTGAGGCGCTGGAGCACGAGCCCGAGGGCATCCGCGAGCGCGTCCGGCTGATCGAGGGCGACGGCTCGGAGACCGGTGTCCACTTCCTGCCCGGCACCTTCGACATGGTGCTCTGCCACGGCGTACTGATGTACGTCGAGGAGCCGGACGCCCTCCTTGCGGGGCTGGCCCGGGTGCTGGCGCCCGGCGGCCTCCTCTCGCTGGTCGTACGGAACGGCGACGCGCTCGCGATGCGCCCCGCGGCGGCCGGCGACTTCGGCTCGGCGCACGCCGCCTTCGACACCGCCCGCTACACCAACCGGCTCGGCCTCCAGGTCCGGGCCGACCGGCTCGACGCGCTGACCGCCACCCTGGCGGGGATCGCGGCGCCGCTGCACGCCTGGTACGGGGTACGCGTCTTCACGGACAACACCCCGGGCGACACTCCGCTGCCCGGGCCCGCCGAGCTGGAGCAGATCTTCGCCGCCGAGGAGCGGGCCGGCCGGACCGACCCGTACCGGCGGATCGCCGCGCTGCTCCACCTCTGCGGCGTACGCGGCGAACGGACCTGA
- a CDS encoding S1C family serine protease, whose product MDASLSRRRARRLPLSLATGLCALALVSGCSDSGTASPEPASAARQDSASRAVAQLESDYQRVINDVLPSVVQIQTADGLGSGIVYDDDGNIVTNAHVVGDEKSFKVSVATGEKVLGASLVSSYPDQDLAVIRLDDRPDGLRAAKFGDSEKVEVGQIVLAMGSPLGLSSSVTQGIVSALGRTVSESRSGGGTGATLANMVQTSAAINPGNSGGALVNLNSEVIGIPTLAATDPALGNSAAPGIGFAIPVSTVKTIADQIIDKGTVTDSGRAALDITGRTVVDDDYQPAGVALVSVARGGAAYDAGMRVGDIITRIGDTEVTTITSLAEALAAEQPGDRVEVTYTRGGATRTAEVTLGEI is encoded by the coding sequence ATGGACGCATCCCTCTCCCGCCGCCGCGCGCGCCGGCTGCCGCTGTCCCTGGCCACAGGTCTCTGCGCCCTCGCCCTGGTGAGCGGCTGCTCCGACTCCGGCACGGCTTCCCCCGAGCCCGCGTCGGCGGCCCGGCAGGATTCCGCGTCCCGCGCCGTGGCCCAGCTGGAGTCCGACTACCAGCGGGTCATCAACGACGTGCTGCCCTCCGTCGTCCAGATCCAGACCGCCGACGGGCTGGGCTCCGGCATCGTCTACGACGACGACGGCAACATCGTGACCAACGCGCACGTCGTCGGCGACGAGAAGTCCTTCAAGGTCAGCGTCGCCACCGGGGAGAAGGTGCTCGGCGCCTCCCTGGTCTCGTCCTACCCGGACCAGGATCTGGCGGTCATCCGCCTCGACGACAGGCCGGACGGGCTGCGGGCGGCGAAGTTCGGCGATTCGGAGAAGGTGGAGGTGGGGCAGATCGTGCTGGCGATGGGTTCGCCGCTCGGCCTGTCCAGCAGCGTCACGCAGGGCATCGTCTCGGCGCTCGGCCGGACGGTCAGCGAGTCCCGGTCCGGCGGCGGCACGGGGGCGACCCTCGCCAACATGGTGCAGACCTCGGCGGCGATCAACCCGGGCAACAGCGGCGGGGCGCTGGTCAACCTGAACAGCGAGGTCATCGGCATCCCGACGCTCGCGGCGACCGACCCCGCCCTCGGCAACAGCGCGGCGCCCGGCATCGGCTTCGCGATCCCGGTGTCGACGGTGAAGACCATCGCGGACCAGATCATCGACAAGGGCACGGTCACCGACTCGGGGCGGGCCGCGCTCGACATCACCGGCCGCACGGTCGTCGACGACGACTACCAGCCCGCCGGCGTGGCGCTGGTGAGCGTGGCCCGGGGCGGGGCGGCGTACGACGCGGGGATGCGGGTCGGCGACATCATCACCCGGATCGGTGACACCGAGGTCACCACGATCACCTCGCTCGCGGAGGCGCTCGCCGCCGAGCAGCCCGGGGACCGGGTCGAGGTGACGTACACCCGCGGCGGTGCCACACGGACGGCCGAGGTCACGCTCGGGGAGATCTGA
- a CDS encoding bifunctional adenosylcobinamide kinase/adenosylcobinamide-phosphate guanylyltransferase, translating into MELTLLGTGAPGGLPRPDCPCAVCATARGTSARATTALLVDDAVLLDLTPGAALAAARAGHSLGGVRQVLLTRPQNGPAVELPPGLPRPGRVPDGQVLTLISGHRVRAVPMDAPGTGYEVTSPTGERLLYLPQGAAPAGLAEPFPEPYDLVAGDVVGRPDAVARLRAVGAVGPLTEIVAVHLDHDAPPGAELDRRLAAAGARAVPDGTTLVAGEYRPLPEVPRRTLVTGGARSGKSVEAELRLETFPDVVYVATGGRRDGDTEWAARVGLHRERRPSAWRTEETCEIAELLGADGPPLLIDCLSLWLTDAMDRVDAWDDGRWADGGEKALRARVAELVAAVRETSRTVVAVTNEVGSGVVPATAAGRRFRDELGRLNAAFAAECETVLLVVAGLPVVVRG; encoded by the coding sequence GTGGAACTGACTCTCCTCGGCACCGGAGCCCCCGGCGGGCTGCCCCGGCCCGACTGCCCGTGCGCCGTGTGCGCGACCGCCCGCGGCACGTCCGCGCGGGCCACGACGGCCCTCCTCGTCGACGACGCCGTGCTGCTCGACCTCACCCCGGGCGCGGCACTCGCCGCCGCCCGCGCGGGGCACTCGCTGGGCGGGGTGCGCCAGGTGCTGCTGACCCGCCCCCAGAACGGGCCCGCCGTCGAACTGCCCCCCGGGCTCCCCCGGCCCGGCCGGGTACCGGACGGGCAGGTGCTGACGCTGATCAGCGGGCACCGGGTGCGGGCGGTGCCCATGGACGCGCCGGGCACGGGGTACGAGGTCACCTCCCCCACCGGCGAGCGGCTGCTCTACCTGCCGCAGGGCGCCGCACCGGCCGGGCTGGCCGAGCCGTTCCCGGAGCCGTACGACCTGGTGGCCGGTGACGTGGTGGGACGGCCCGACGCGGTGGCGCGGCTGCGGGCGGTGGGCGCGGTCGGGCCGCTCACCGAGATCGTCGCCGTCCACCTGGACCACGACGCCCCGCCCGGGGCCGAGCTGGACCGCCGGCTCGCGGCGGCCGGGGCCCGGGCGGTGCCCGACGGGACGACGCTGGTGGCCGGGGAGTACCGCCCCCTCCCCGAGGTGCCCCGGCGCACCCTGGTGACCGGGGGCGCCCGCTCGGGGAAGTCGGTGGAGGCGGAGCTGCGGCTGGAGACCTTCCCCGACGTGGTGTACGTGGCGACGGGCGGCCGGCGGGACGGGGACACCGAGTGGGCCGCGCGCGTCGGACTGCACCGGGAGCGCCGGCCGTCGGCCTGGCGCACCGAGGAGACCTGCGAGATCGCGGAACTGCTGGGGGCGGACGGGCCGCCGCTGCTGATCGACTGCCTGTCGCTGTGGCTGACCGACGCGATGGACCGGGTGGACGCCTGGGACGACGGCCGGTGGGCGGACGGCGGTGAGAAGGCGCTGCGGGCCCGGGTCGCGGAGCTGGTCGCCGCCGTGCGGGAGACCTCGCGGACCGTGGTGGCGGTGACCAACGAGGTCGGTTCCGGCGTGGTCCCGGCGACGGCGGCGGGCCGGCGGTTCCGGGACGAGCTGGGGCGGCTGAACGCGGCCTTCGCGGCGGAGTGCGAGACGGTGCTGCTGGTCGTGGCGGGGCTGCCGGTGGTGGTGCGCGGGTGA